From the Arvicola amphibius chromosome 2, mArvAmp1.2, whole genome shotgun sequence genome, one window contains:
- the Sh2d6 gene encoding SH2 domain-containing protein 6 yields the protein MALSSSFLLELQHPFLKAQEEVEEEDKYELPPCEVAPLSLAPAQSLGSKEDSLYLDRPGPLGPSKSSPSLPQPTVARGLPTNPSFPSRPASGYHFPLKTAMNLQPETPKQGPGFGKRGRGAPARVVTDLEEKHNEDIYLECEPEPLPALTRTPSSKAPIPPEPLPRTSGLPKSMVAHRESWKGTVDTTLKGSALNREAASVCPKISSHLDVTQGLSGGSSKSAQPGNRLAWRPLLLPLPIKSYPIPSWLQLSFLLLSAGRRLSASSIVPAPSTSAAEDRSLRGQPWYSGNCDRQAVERALLHFQKDGAYTVRLSSGPHSSQPFTLAVLLKGRVFNIPIRQLDGGHHYVLGREGRNHEELFSSVAAMVQHYTKHPLPLVDRHSGSRGFTCLLFPTKP from the exons ATGGCCTTGAGTTCTAGTTtcctgctggaattacag CATCCCTTCTTGAAGGCTCAGGAGGAGGTAGAAGAGGAGGATAAATATGAGCTGCCCCCCTGCGAGGTTGCGCCCCTCAGCCTGGCCCCTGCACAGTCTCTTGGCTCTAAAGAGGACTCCTTGTATCTGG ATCGTCCTGGGCCTCTCGGTCCGTCCAAATCATCGCcatccctgcctcagcctaccgTGGCCAGAGGACTCCCCACAAATCCTTCGTTCCCTTCGCGCCCTGCCTCTGGCTACCATTTCCCG CTGAAGACGGCCATGAACCTGCAGCCTGAAACCCCAAAGCAGGGACCTGGTTTTGGAAAGCGAG gGCGAGGAGCACCTGCTAGAGTG GTAACAGACCTTGAAGAGAAACACAATGAGGACATCTACCTGGAGTGTGAGCCGGAGCCAC TCCCAGCCTTGACTAGGACTCCAAGCTCCAAAGCCCCGATACCCCCAGAACCTCTGCCAAGAACATCTGGATTGCCCAA GTCCATGGTTGCTCACCGGGAGTCTTGGAAG GGAACGGTGGATACCACGTTGAAAG GGTCTGCACTAAATCGGGAAGCTGCTAGTGTGTGTCCCAAGATCAGTTCTCATTTGGATGTCACGCAAGGACTGTCTGGTGGGTCCTCCAAGAGTGCCCAGCCTGGGAACAGACTGGCATGGCGCCCTCTGCTGCTGCCCCTGCCCATAAAGTCTTACCCAATCCCTTCCTGGCTCCAActctcttttctgcttctctcagCAGGGCGGAGGCTGTCTGCTTCCTCTATAGTCCCTGCCCCGAGCACCTCTGCTGCCGAG GATAGGAGCCTCCGTGGTCAGCCTTGGTACTCAGGGAACTGTGACCGCCAAGCTGTTGAGAGAGCCCTGCTTCACTTCCAAAAG GACGGAGCCTATACTGTGCGTCTCAGCTCTGGGCCTCACAGTTCACAGCCCTTCACTCTGGCAGTGCTCCTCAAAGGCCGGGTCTTCAACATTCCCATCCGGCAACTGGATGGCGGACACCACTATGTCCTGGGCCGGGAGGGCAGGAATCATGAGGAG CTCTTCTCCTCCGTGGCCGCCATGGTTCAGCACTACACCAAGCACCCACTGCCCCTTGTGGACAGACACAGTGGCAGCCGGGGATTCACCTGCCTGCTCTTCCCCACCAAGCCCTGA